A genomic region of Caldicellulosiruptor acetigenus contains the following coding sequences:
- a CDS encoding FAD-dependent oxidoreductase — MKIVIIGGVAAGASAATKARRTNEHAQIVLLEQGEYVSFANCGLPYYVGGTIPKRDSLLVVREELFRKRYNIDVRTLSQVTKINRNRKTVTVLDKRNNTTYEESYDKLIIATGARPFVLPFLKDCKNSYTCFTLYDVDKIKEAFSAAPVKKAVVIGAGYIGMELAEQLNLLGVDCTIVELKSSILPQFDKEMTNPVVYTLKEKGIDVKTGVSVVDADVVDGVAKRLKLSNGEEVECNVVFQTAGVIPNVELAREAGLEVNRGIVVNNKMQTSDPDIYAAGDAVEVKSIITGKNVWIPLAGPANKQGRVAGCNAAGGNLEFKGVIGSSIIKVFDWALAKVGLSEAECKDQGLDYNVTTVHPLHHAGYYPGGKQLTIKLIFDNSTGRIYGAQVIGKEGVDKRADVIATAIYAGLTVFDLENLDLVYAPPFSSAKDPVIMAGMTASNIIRGEVKNILPDRVFELLDNPEYLILDVRTPEEYEFGHIKGAVNIPVDELRNRLNELPKDKKIIVYCGVGFRSYHGCLILKANGFDCWNMSGGWTSWRMYYPDMVE, encoded by the coding sequence ATGAAAATTGTTATAATCGGTGGAGTTGCAGCTGGAGCATCTGCAGCCACAAAAGCCAGAAGAACAAACGAACATGCTCAGATTGTACTGCTTGAGCAGGGAGAGTATGTATCATTTGCAAACTGCGGTCTTCCGTACTATGTTGGTGGAACAATCCCAAAAAGAGATAGCTTGCTTGTTGTAAGAGAAGAGCTGTTCAGGAAAAGATATAACATTGATGTTCGCACGTTATCCCAGGTTACGAAAATCAACAGAAATAGGAAGACTGTGACAGTTTTAGACAAAAGAAATAATACAACATATGAAGAAAGCTATGACAAGCTTATCATTGCAACAGGTGCAAGGCCTTTTGTTTTGCCTTTTTTGAAAGATTGCAAAAACTCTTACACATGTTTTACACTCTACGACGTTGATAAAATAAAAGAGGCTTTCTCTGCAGCTCCAGTTAAAAAAGCAGTTGTAATTGGAGCTGGCTATATTGGCATGGAACTTGCCGAGCAGCTAAATCTTCTGGGTGTGGATTGTACCATTGTTGAACTAAAAAGTTCTATTTTGCCTCAGTTTGACAAAGAGATGACAAACCCTGTTGTGTATACGTTAAAAGAAAAAGGTATTGATGTGAAAACTGGGGTATCTGTGGTTGATGCAGATGTTGTTGACGGGGTTGCAAAGAGGTTAAAACTTTCAAATGGCGAAGAGGTAGAATGCAATGTTGTTTTTCAGACAGCAGGTGTGATACCAAATGTTGAGCTTGCAAGAGAAGCAGGCCTTGAAGTGAACAGGGGAATTGTGGTAAATAACAAGATGCAGACCTCTGACCCTGACATTTATGCAGCCGGCGATGCAGTTGAAGTAAAAAGTATTATCACAGGCAAAAATGTATGGATTCCTTTGGCAGGACCTGCAAACAAGCAGGGAAGAGTTGCTGGGTGCAATGCAGCAGGCGGAAACTTGGAATTCAAAGGAGTAATAGGCAGTTCTATTATCAAGGTATTTGACTGGGCTTTGGCGAAGGTTGGACTTAGCGAAGCTGAGTGTAAAGACCAAGGACTTGATTATAACGTAACAACTGTTCATCCTCTTCATCATGCTGGTTACTATCCAGGCGGCAAGCAGCTGACAATAAAACTTATATTTGACAACTCAACTGGCAGAATTTATGGTGCACAGGTTATTGGAAAAGAAGGAGTTGACAAAAGAGCTGATGTTATTGCAACTGCAATATATGCAGGTTTGACAGTATTTGACCTAGAAAATCTTGACCTTGTATATGCACCGCCATTTTCATCTGCAAAAGACCCTGTTATAATGGCTGGCATGACAGCTTCTAATATAATACGTGGAGAGGTTAAAAATATTTTGCCTGACAGAGTATTTGAGCTTCTTGATAATCCAGAGTATCTTATCTTAGATGTAAGAACACCAGAAGAGTACGAGTTTGGACATATAAAGGGAGCAGTGAATATTCCTGTAGATGAGCTTAGAAACAGACTAAACGAACTTCCAAAGGACAAGAAGATTATTGTTTACTGTGGTGTGGGATTTAGGTCATATCATGGATGTTTGATTTTAAAAGCAAATGGTTTTGATTGTTGGAATATGAGCGGTGGCTGGACATCATGGAGAATGTACTATCCTGATATGGTAGAGTAA
- the ispD gene encoding 2-C-methyl-D-erythritol 4-phosphate cytidylyltransferase — translation MKTCAILCAAGKGTRFGGDTPKQFLFLKGKMIIEYSLEVFEKSHFIDGVVLLVPQGFEDIARCLKNKFSKVISWDYGGKERADTVKRGLEILKGECDIVAIHDAARPFITLELLEKLIAEVETHFAVAPGILAKDTVKFVVDGHIQNTLPRSNICLIQTPQVFKFDLIYRGYEMVKNELFTDDLQYVELMGIKPKIIENSSINFKITTKEDLLIAEAIVEKGYW, via the coding sequence GTGAAAACATGCGCTATTTTGTGTGCGGCAGGTAAAGGCACAAGGTTTGGGGGGGATACCCCCAAACAATTTTTATTTTTAAAGGGCAAAATGATAATTGAATATTCTCTTGAAGTGTTTGAAAAATCACATTTTATTGATGGAGTTGTGCTGCTTGTACCTCAAGGTTTTGAAGATATTGCAAGATGTTTAAAAAATAAATTCAGCAAGGTTATTTCCTGGGATTATGGTGGGAAAGAGAGAGCAGACACTGTAAAAAGAGGATTGGAGATTTTAAAAGGTGAGTGTGATATTGTTGCAATCCACGATGCTGCAAGACCTTTTATTACTTTAGAGCTTCTGGAAAAATTAATTGCTGAGGTTGAGACTCATTTTGCAGTTGCGCCTGGCATTTTGGCAAAGGATACTGTAAAGTTTGTAGTGGATGGTCACATTCAAAATACATTGCCACGGTCTAATATATGTTTGATACAAACCCCTCAAGTTTTTAAGTTTGATTTAATATATAGAGGATATGAGATGGTTAAAAATGAGTTGTTTACAGATGACCTTCAGTATGTTGAGTTGATGGGTATAAAGCCTAAGATAATTGAAAATAGTAGCATAAATTTCAAAATAACAACAAAAGAAGACCTTCTGATTGCGGAGGCTATTGTAGAGAAGGGGTATTGGTAG
- a CDS encoding Asp23/Gls24 family envelope stress response protein — MYALVGPSGTGKSYKAIVVAKMLGASAIIDDGILVYNSKLVAGKSAKKEPTYLASVRRALFMEDDHANEVKKAIKDLNIDSILILATSKQMAQMIAKRLELGTIERFVDIKEVSSDFEIKKAITMRNKEGKHVVPVPTFEIKKDFSGLLIYPLKLFKRINLNDYIVAEKTIVRPTFSYLGEYTISENVLIAYVRRVLKKSNDIAKILSIDLAIKNNLLYIKIEVILKFGCNIKSALEGIQREIKEEIEYYTSINVEYIHIIAKGVQV, encoded by the coding sequence GTGTATGCTTTAGTTGGACCAAGTGGTACAGGTAAAAGCTATAAGGCAATAGTGGTTGCGAAGATGCTGGGAGCAAGTGCTATAATAGACGACGGTATTTTGGTTTACAACTCAAAGCTTGTTGCAGGAAAGTCTGCAAAGAAAGAACCTACATATTTGGCTTCAGTAAGAAGAGCGCTTTTTATGGAAGATGATCATGCAAATGAAGTGAAAAAGGCAATAAAAGATTTGAACATTGATTCTATTTTAATCTTAGCTACATCCAAGCAAATGGCACAGATGATAGCAAAAAGATTAGAATTGGGAACTATTGAAAGGTTTGTTGATATCAAAGAGGTTTCGAGCGACTTTGAGATAAAAAAAGCAATAACCATGCGAAATAAAGAAGGAAAACACGTTGTACCTGTTCCAACTTTTGAAATAAAAAAGGACTTTTCTGGTTTGCTGATATATCCTTTAAAGCTTTTTAAAAGAATAAACCTCAACGATTATATTGTTGCTGAAAAGACTATAGTAAGACCTACCTTTAGCTATTTGGGTGAATATACTATTTCAGAAAATGTCTTGATTGCGTATGTTCGCAGAGTACTCAAAAAAAGCAATGATATTGCTAAGATACTTTCAATTGACCTTGCTATCAAAAATAATCTGTTGTATATAAAGATTGAGGTTATATTAAAATTTGGTTGCAACATAAAATCTGCACTTGAAGGAATACAAAGGGAGATAAAAGAGGAGATAGAATATTATACCTCAATAAATGTAGAGTACATTCACATCATTGCAAAAGGAGTACAGGTGTAA
- a CDS encoding DUF6062 family protein, with protein sequence MRNEKIYMIPVNDAFSVNCECAFCYLENNFEKQCIEIVLGESVMEVDARIETNKKGFCRRHFHMLLEQKNKLPYGLILETHLNEIKKHLEKLIYSNFSAATLQQKDGFIKKLLGNQNLNKNKLTDLIQYLENLSVQCVICERIQARMKNYFEVFFFMWKNQKDFQQKVLSSKGFCLHHFNELLKYSLNCLSGKELNNFAEKICKIELDNLSRIYTNVCDFNKQFDYRNANNTVTEEIRNSLLNATEKLGKYK encoded by the coding sequence ATGAGAAACGAAAAGATATACATGATTCCTGTCAATGATGCTTTTTCAGTAAATTGTGAATGTGCTTTTTGTTACCTTGAAAATAATTTCGAAAAACAATGCATTGAAATTGTGCTCGGTGAAAGTGTTATGGAGGTTGATGCAAGGATAGAAACTAACAAAAAAGGTTTTTGCAGAAGGCATTTTCACATGCTGCTCGAACAAAAAAATAAGCTTCCTTATGGCCTTATATTGGAAACTCACCTTAATGAAATAAAAAAACATCTTGAAAAACTTATATATTCCAATTTCTCAGCGGCAACGTTGCAGCAAAAAGACGGATTTATAAAAAAACTTCTTGGTAATCAAAATTTGAACAAAAACAAATTGACAGATCTAATCCAATACTTAGAAAACCTCTCTGTCCAGTGCGTTATCTGTGAAAGAATTCAAGCAAGAATGAAAAATTATTTTGAAGTATTCTTTTTCATGTGGAAAAACCAGAAAGATTTTCAGCAAAAAGTTCTTTCTTCAAAAGGATTTTGCCTACATCATTTCAATGAACTTTTGAAGTATTCTTTAAATTGTTTGTCCGGAAAAGAACTCAACAATTTTGCCGAAAAAATTTGTAAAATTGAGCTTGATAATCTCTCTCGAATTTATACAAACGTTTGTGACTTTAATAAACAGTTTGACTATCGAAATGCCAATAATACTGTGACTGAAGAGATAAGAAACTCTCTTTTGAATGCTACTGAAAAACTTGGAAAATACAAGTAA
- a CDS encoding ATP-binding protein, which produces MKLTPDKLKKNVDLSNFEFKNTNEIEPLTTIIGQERAKRAFEFGLSVTTKGYNIYMCGPTGTGKTSFAENYLKEIAKNKPAPNDWVYVYNFANPDSPIAISLPKGMGKVFKKDMADFLEFVINDLKKVFNSEEYENDKNNIYNEYQEKRTQLLDRLAEEAREYDFEIKYTPSGVYFIPIVNGRAISEEEYPELEKTIRDEIEKKVKKLQLETQEVLKKIKILEKELKERIKELQKRIAVFTISHYVYEIRSKYKDNKKILDYIDSVTDDIIENLDDFLDKEEEDTSLPFQFVPYKKMSRLDKYKVNVIVDNSELEGAPVVYEVNPTYYNLIGKIEYDSEMGNILVTDYTKIKAGAIHRANGGYLILQAKDLLSYPQAWEALKRVLKTGQIYIENLKDIYGLFITPSLKPEPIPVDLKVILIGSEYIYNILYTYDEDFKKLFKIKADFDSEMDYNQDNLYKMIQFISSFCKKENALPFSKDAVEKVIEYSCRLVENQEKLSTRFNEIVEILAEANTWAELERSNVVKKEHVSKAICEKEYRSAKYEEKINQMIEEGTILVDVDGYKSGQINALAILDVGDYVFGKPSLITVATSSGRSGIINIEREVQMSGKTHSKGILIISGYISQLFAQDMPLTLNATICFEQLYSGIEGDSASAAELCALLSALSDVPIYQGIAITGSVNQKGVIQPVGGVTKKIEGFYYVCKKKGLNGKQGVIIPHQNIKNLVLCDEVVEEVRKENFHIWAVKTIDEAVEILTGKKFEEVVLLARQKLKRYLDNLVSFSDKKDE; this is translated from the coding sequence ATGAAGCTTACACCAGATAAATTAAAAAAGAATGTAGATTTATCCAATTTTGAATTTAAAAACACAAACGAGATAGAACCTTTGACAACAATAATTGGTCAAGAAAGAGCCAAAAGAGCATTTGAGTTTGGACTGAGCGTTACCACAAAAGGATACAACATTTACATGTGTGGTCCCACAGGTACAGGTAAGACAAGTTTTGCCGAAAATTATTTAAAGGAGATAGCAAAAAACAAACCTGCTCCGAACGACTGGGTTTATGTTTATAATTTTGCCAATCCTGACTCGCCTATTGCAATATCTCTGCCGAAGGGAATGGGCAAAGTTTTTAAGAAAGATATGGCAGATTTTTTAGAGTTTGTAATTAATGATTTGAAGAAGGTTTTTAACAGTGAGGAATACGAAAATGACAAAAACAATATCTACAATGAGTACCAGGAAAAGAGGACACAGCTTTTAGATAGGTTAGCTGAAGAAGCAAGAGAATATGATTTTGAGATAAAGTACACTCCAAGCGGTGTGTATTTCATTCCTATTGTAAATGGGAGGGCTATTTCAGAAGAGGAATATCCTGAGTTAGAAAAGACTATCAGAGATGAAATAGAAAAAAAAGTCAAGAAGCTTCAACTTGAAACTCAAGAAGTTCTAAAGAAAATAAAGATTCTTGAAAAAGAGTTGAAAGAAAGAATAAAAGAACTACAAAAGAGGATAGCCGTCTTTACGATAAGTCATTATGTATATGAAATCAGAAGCAAGTATAAAGATAACAAAAAAATTTTGGACTATATTGATAGTGTGACAGATGACATAATTGAAAACCTTGACGATTTTTTGGACAAAGAAGAGGAGGATACATCTTTACCTTTTCAATTTGTTCCGTATAAAAAGATGTCAAGACTTGATAAATATAAGGTCAATGTTATTGTTGACAATTCGGAATTAGAGGGTGCGCCTGTTGTTTATGAAGTAAATCCAACCTATTACAATCTCATAGGTAAAATTGAATATGATAGCGAGATGGGCAACATCCTTGTTACAGACTACACAAAAATCAAGGCGGGAGCAATTCACAGAGCAAACGGAGGATATCTCATCCTTCAGGCAAAAGATTTGCTAAGCTATCCACAGGCATGGGAAGCCTTGAAAAGAGTACTAAAAACAGGTCAGATATACATTGAAAATCTAAAAGATATTTATGGACTTTTTATAACCCCTTCTTTAAAACCAGAACCTATACCAGTTGATTTAAAGGTTATTTTAATTGGCAGTGAATATATTTATAACATCCTATACACATACGATGAAGATTTTAAAAAGCTTTTCAAGATTAAAGCTGATTTTGACAGCGAAATGGATTACAATCAAGATAATCTCTATAAGATGATTCAGTTTATTAGTTCATTTTGTAAAAAAGAAAATGCATTGCCATTTTCCAAGGATGCCGTTGAGAAGGTAATTGAATATTCCTGCAGACTTGTTGAGAACCAGGAAAAGCTTTCAACGCGGTTTAATGAAATTGTTGAGATATTGGCAGAAGCTAACACCTGGGCTGAACTGGAAAGAAGTAATGTGGTGAAGAAGGAACATGTGAGCAAAGCAATTTGTGAAAAAGAATACAGAAGCGCAAAATATGAAGAAAAAATAAACCAGATGATTGAGGAAGGTACTATTTTAGTTGATGTGGATGGCTATAAGTCTGGCCAAATAAATGCTCTTGCAATTCTGGATGTTGGTGACTATGTTTTTGGCAAACCTTCTTTAATAACAGTTGCCACAAGTAGCGGAAGAAGTGGTATAATAAATATTGAACGTGAAGTACAAATGTCTGGAAAAACTCATAGCAAAGGTATTTTAATTATCTCAGGCTATATTTCACAGCTGTTTGCCCAAGATATGCCACTTACGTTAAATGCAACTATATGTTTTGAACAGCTATATTCTGGCATTGAAGGTGATTCTGCATCAGCAGCTGAACTTTGTGCCCTGCTTTCAGCCTTAAGTGATGTGCCCATCTATCAGGGAATAGCAATAACAGGTTCTGTAAACCAAAAGGGAGTGATTCAGCCTGTTGGTGGTGTGACAAAAAAGATAGAGGGTTTTTATTATGTTTGCAAGAAAAAAGGTTTAAATGGCAAGCAGGGTGTTATAATCCCACATCAAAATATAAAAAATTTGGTATTGTGTGACGAGGTGGTAGAAGAAGTTAGAAAAGAAAATTTTCACATCTGGGCAGTAAAAACAATCGATGAAGCTGTTGAGATTTTGACAGGCAAAAAGTTTGAAGAAGTGGTACTTTTGGCAAGACAAAAGTTAAAAAGATACTTAGACAATTTGGTAAGTTTTAGTGATAAAAAAGATGAGTAA
- a CDS encoding nitroreductase family protein gives MSMDMLEVLKSRRSIRKYKKNMAIDREVIEKIIDAARFAPTARGNEGWEFVVVTDENIKRRIAQKARYGRFIEDASCCVAVLYEKDFEYILEDMSAATTYILVAAKALGLGSCWVASYKKEHSEDVKKLLNVPDNLELCALIAIGYADEEPVRNKKPLSSILHWDKYQRK, from the coding sequence ATGTCTATGGATATGTTAGAAGTTTTAAAGTCTCGAAGAAGTATCAGGAAATATAAAAAGAATATGGCTATTGACAGAGAAGTTATTGAAAAGATAATTGATGCTGCAAGATTTGCACCTACTGCAAGAGGAAATGAAGGCTGGGAATTTGTTGTAGTAACAGATGAAAACATTAAAAGACGAATTGCTCAAAAAGCCCGATATGGCAGATTCATAGAAGATGCTTCGTGCTGTGTTGCTGTGCTTTATGAGAAAGATTTCGAATATATTTTAGAAGATATGTCAGCGGCGACCACATATATTTTAGTGGCTGCAAAAGCTTTAGGACTTGGCAGCTGTTGGGTTGCAAGCTATAAAAAGGAGCATTCAGAAGATGTCAAGAAGCTGCTAAACGTTCCAGACAATTTAGAACTTTGTGCGCTCATTGCAATAGGTTATGCTGATGAAGAACCTGTGAGAAATAAAAAGCCACTATCTTCGATACTTCACTGGGATAAATACCAAAGAAAATAA
- a CDS encoding secondary thiamine-phosphate synthase enzyme YjbQ: MFREIEIRTKDRVDFVDITSKLKEIVRQSNIEEGLMTVFVPHTTAGITINEHADPSVVSDIKKQLEKLVPANNGYSHSEGNSDAHIKASLIGSSVNIIIRNGEMMLGTWQGVFFCEFDGPRRRKIYVYIK; encoded by the coding sequence TTGTTTAGGGAAATTGAGATAAGAACAAAAGACAGGGTGGACTTTGTTGATATTACAAGTAAGCTAAAAGAAATTGTTAGACAGTCTAATATCGAAGAAGGACTAATGACAGTATTTGTTCCACATACAACTGCAGGTATTACAATCAATGAGCATGCTGACCCGTCGGTTGTAAGTGATATAAAAAAACAACTTGAAAAGTTAGTGCCGGCGAACAATGGCTATAGCCACAGTGAGGGGAATTCTGATGCGCATATAAAGGCAAGCTTGATAGGTTCATCTGTTAATATTATAATTCGAAACGGTGAAATGATGCTTGGTACATGGCAAGGAGTGTTCTTTTGTGAGTTTGATGGTCCAAGGAGAAGGAAGATATATGTGTATATAAAATAA
- a CDS encoding TetR/AcrR family transcriptional regulator, producing MKKSEVTKYKIIQAAIKLISQNGYAATTTAQIAKEAGVSEATLFKYFKNKETLLKEVIKAGLTEILSQVALLPLKENIKKSMAFKTPDFIKSLIRERLEMAEKNIDIFKVVLIEIQYNDLLKKEVSEKMVPKTCQAKQLIERILMQKAGISSDMAKGLSRVMIGTVLTFFIQKYILGIETSEDELDREINNVLLVFKKAIGEE from the coding sequence GTGAAAAAGAGTGAAGTAACAAAATATAAGATAATTCAAGCAGCTATAAAGCTTATTTCTCAAAATGGTTATGCTGCTACAACCACAGCTCAAATAGCAAAGGAGGCAGGAGTTTCTGAGGCCACACTTTTTAAATATTTCAAAAACAAAGAAACCCTTCTCAAAGAGGTTATTAAAGCAGGATTGACAGAGATTTTAAGCCAGGTTGCTCTTTTACCATTAAAAGAAAATATTAAAAAGAGTATGGCTTTTAAAACTCCAGATTTTATAAAGTCATTAATACGTGAAAGACTTGAGATGGCAGAAAAAAATATTGATATTTTCAAAGTTGTGTTGATTGAAATACAATACAATGACCTCTTAAAAAAAGAGGTAAGTGAAAAAATGGTACCCAAAACCTGTCAAGCAAAGCAGCTTATTGAAAGAATACTTATGCAAAAAGCTGGTATCAGTTCTGATATGGCAAAAGGCCTTTCAAGGGTAATGATAGGTACAGTGTTAACTTTTTTTATTCAAAAATACATTTTGGGAATTGAGACTTCTGAAGATGAACTGGATAGAGAGATTAACAATGTACTTTTGGTATTCAAAAAAGCAATTGGGGAGGAGTAA
- a CDS encoding HlyD family secretion protein, protein MASIKNKTKLVLLASFCIIFLFLLTGCKAKNDEDIYSSTVEVKSIDVNSEIAGRVEKVYVEEGSKVKRGDVIAKLDSGILEIQKNLALYNLEVAKISSEIAKENLEIAKLKYALVSKKPSKYQLEQLKESIFQLKELKAGNEKNISLLRQAIEDLKAVRVSNPEMIKALTELKFQLNSLEAQNESLAHQINSLEVQLQMVKNETVMPEDKSIYAISVEIAQKNYSQAMEYVKIAEGNLKLCEENLKKATIISPADGIISIKGVEEGQFIGPGSFVAQISLAQYYLKIYVPSTKLGKVNIGKEVSIASESGQIAYGKIAYISDKAEFTPRNVETKDEKQKMVFMVKISITKNKEILKPGMIVDVIL, encoded by the coding sequence ATGGCAAGTATAAAAAACAAAACAAAATTGGTTTTGTTGGCATCTTTTTGTATAATTTTTTTGTTTTTATTGACAGGATGTAAAGCAAAAAATGATGAAGATATTTATTCGTCGACAGTTGAGGTAAAAAGCATAGATGTAAATAGTGAAATTGCCGGCAGAGTTGAAAAGGTGTATGTTGAGGAAGGTTCTAAAGTAAAAAGAGGAGATGTAATAGCCAAACTAGATAGTGGCATTTTGGAAATTCAGAAAAACTTGGCTTTGTACAATCTTGAAGTTGCAAAGATTTCTTCTGAAATTGCAAAAGAAAACCTTGAAATTGCGAAATTAAAATATGCTCTTGTAAGCAAAAAGCCATCTAAATATCAGTTAGAGCAGTTGAAAGAAAGTATCTTTCAACTGAAAGAACTTAAGGCAGGCAATGAAAAGAACATTTCTCTGCTTCGCCAAGCTATTGAAGATTTAAAAGCTGTTAGGGTTTCAAACCCTGAAATGATTAAAGCTTTGACCGAACTAAAATTTCAGCTGAATTCCTTGGAGGCGCAAAACGAAAGTTTGGCACATCAAATTAATTCTCTTGAAGTTCAGCTTCAAATGGTAAAAAACGAGACTGTAATGCCTGAAGACAAGTCAATATATGCAATATCAGTTGAAATTGCTCAAAAGAATTATTCGCAAGCTATGGAATATGTAAAGATAGCAGAAGGAAACTTGAAACTTTGTGAGGAAAATCTAAAAAAAGCCACCATCATTTCACCAGCAGATGGTATTATTTCGATAAAGGGCGTTGAAGAAGGTCAATTTATTGGACCTGGTAGTTTTGTAGCTCAAATTTCTCTTGCCCAATACTACCTTAAAATTTATGTACCCTCGACCAAGCTTGGAAAGGTAAATATAGGGAAAGAAGTGAGTATTGCTTCTGAGAGTGGCCAGATAGCATATGGAAAGATTGCGTATATTTCTGATAAAGCTGAATTCACTCCGCGGAATGTAGAAACAAAAGATGAAAAACAAAAAATGGTTTTTATGGTAAAGATAAGCATTACAAAGAATAAAGAGATACTCAAGCCTGGGATGATTGTGGATGTAATTTTATAA
- a CDS encoding ABC transporter ATP-binding protein, translated as MDKAIKIERLTKKFGSFVAVNNISFEVPKGCIFGLLGPNGSGKTTTIKIICGVLRATEGYVEVLGKDVSKYPEEVRQNIGYVSQKFSLYEDLTIEENINFYGAVYGLSKNEIEAKKKQLVKLFKFEGREKSQVGTLSGGMKQKLAFACATLHNPQILILDEPTAGVDPISRKEYWEMIKFFSNSGVTVLVTTHYMDEAERCDIVAFMFNGILKEIDTPYNVKKKYMSDSIEDVFVKVFSE; from the coding sequence TTGGACAAGGCTATAAAAATTGAAAGACTTACAAAGAAATTCGGTAGCTTTGTTGCGGTGAATAATATTTCATTTGAGGTGCCAAAGGGTTGTATTTTTGGACTGCTTGGCCCTAATGGCTCTGGGAAAACTACAACTATAAAAATAATCTGCGGAGTATTAAGAGCTACAGAGGGTTATGTTGAAGTTCTTGGGAAGGATGTTTCAAAATACCCTGAAGAGGTAAGACAAAATATTGGGTATGTTTCTCAAAAATTTAGTTTGTATGAGGATTTGACGATTGAAGAGAACATCAATTTTTATGGAGCTGTGTATGGCCTTTCAAAAAACGAAATTGAGGCAAAAAAGAAACAACTTGTAAAGCTCTTCAAATTTGAAGGTAGAGAAAAGTCTCAAGTCGGTACCTTATCCGGCGGAATGAAACAAAAGCTTGCTTTTGCATGTGCCACACTGCACAACCCGCAAATCCTGATTTTGGATGAGCCCACAGCAGGAGTTGACCCCATTTCAAGAAAGGAATATTGGGAAATGATAAAATTTTTTTCAAACAGCGGTGTGACAGTGCTTGTAACAACCCATTATATGGACGAGGCAGAAAGGTGTGATATTGTTGCTTTTATGTTCAATGGAATTTTAAAAGAAATTGACACGCCTTATAATGTAAAGAAAAAGTATATGTCTGACAGCATAGAGGATGTCTTTGTGAAGGTATTTTCTGAGTAA